A genomic region of Phragmites australis chromosome 2, lpPhrAust1.1, whole genome shotgun sequence contains the following coding sequences:
- the LOC133910011 gene encoding protein trichome birefringence-like 20, with product MALCLKLLFGPAAAIFLSAVVIVSCFTNLPYLRISYSDLPSLSHSYYFAPAPVSKCDIFRGEWVPDPDSPQYTNETCSYIQDHQNCMYYGRPDLEFLMWRWKPDGCDLPRFDPHKFLQVVGNKTLAFVGDSLARNHMQSLLCLLSKVATPRDLAGTGKHHPDKILYYDGYNFTIYILWSPFLVRAEEVADSPGAYRLYLDEPEEKWLSVASRFDYVLLSAANWFTRQSYFYERGQLIGGMYVQLNFTSSLTNRYSHRMAFRTALRALSGVRFRGKVIVRTLSPMSHFEGGPYNAGGDCRRTRPYRANETTPMEGVELDFYTSQLEEFREAAAVRGLDMVLMDPTAAMLMRPDGHPSRYGHWPDEKRVLYNDCIHWCLPGPVDAWNDMLLHMLSE from the exons ATGGCTCTGTGCCTCAAGCTCCTCTTCGGACCCGCGGCCGCCATCTTCCTCTCGGCGGTCGTCATCGTCTCCTGCTTCACCAACCTTCCGTACCTGAGGATCAGCTACTCCGACCTCCCCTCCCTCAGCCACTCCTACTACTTCGCGCCGGCGCCGGTATCCAAGTGCGACATCTTCCGGGGCGAGTGGGTGCCGGACCCGGACTCGCCGCAGTACACCAACGAGACGTGCTCCTACATCCAGGACCACCAGAACTGCATGTACTACGGGCGACCGGACCTGGAGTTCCTCATGTGGCGGTGGAAGCCGGACGGGTGCGACCTCCCGCGGTTCGACCCGCACAAGTTCCTCCAGGTCGTCGGGAACAAGACGCTCGCGTTCGTCGGCGACTCGCTGGCCAGGAACCACATGCAGTCCCTGCTCTGTCTCTTGTCCAAG GTGGCGACGCCCAGGGACCTGGCGGGGACGGGGAAGCATCACCCGGACAAGATCCTCTACTATGACGGCTACAACTTCACCATCTACATCCTCTGGTCGCCGTTCCTGGTGAGGGCGGAGGAGGTCGCGGACAGCCCCGGCGCGTACAGGCTCTACCTGGACGAGCCCGAGGAGAAGTGGCTCTCCGTCGCGTCCCGGTTCGACTACGTGCTCCTCTCGGCGGCCAACTGGTTCACGCGGCAGTCCTACTTCTACGAGCGCGGGCAGCTCATCGGCGGCATGTACGTCCAGCTAAACTTCACCAGCAGCCTCACCAACCGGTACTCGCACCGGATGGCGTTCCGGACGGCGCTTCGGGCGCTCAGCGGCGTCAGGTTCCGGGGCAAGGTGATCGTGCGGACGCTGTCGCCGATGTCGCACTTCGAGGGCGGGCCGTACAACGCCGGCGGGGACTGCCGGCGCACGCGGCCGTACCGGGCCAACGAGACGACGCCAATGGAAGGGGTGGAGCTGGACTTCTACACGTCGCAGCTAGAGGAGTtcagggaggcggcggcggtgaggggCCTGGACATGGTGCTCATGGACCCCACGGCCGCGATGCTGATGCGGCCGGACGGCCACCCCAGCCGGTACGGGCACTGGCCGGACGAGAAGCGGGTGCTGTACAACGACTGCATCCACTGGTGCCTGCCCGGTCCCGTCGATGCCTGGAACGACATGTTGCTTCACATGCTGTCAGAATAA